Proteins co-encoded in one Bos taurus isolate L1 Dominette 01449 registration number 42190680 breed Hereford chromosome X, ARS-UCD2.0, whole genome shotgun sequence genomic window:
- the PPP1R3F gene encoding protein phosphatase 1 regulatory subunit 3F isoform X1, with translation MARTAPVEPPLRHPAPPSLASGEPRTSVEAAVAPRRVLFADEALGLPLAQLRRYRPWGGPGAGKMAAAAGQDGDGGGAEDDDGEDGDEGEEEEEACPEPSPLCPVPAGGGFYLVPTFSLPPAPGRLERLGRVMVELEALLPPPGAVPGGAGVWVPGGRPPVLRGLVRVLNRSFEKVVHVRASHDGWASFCDHPARYVPRSPPGAGAGGPGAGDPILDLGLGLGPGQVSASSPDDGGRTDRFAFQLPFAEGAGDGARLDFVVRYETPEGTFWANNHGRNYTVLLRIAPAPIPTDAEGLLQQQQLEPQPECQGPVEAEARQLKSCMKPMRRRPNEELKMKSADDNTPAVERPDVQETVGPLVAPTPLRPWPQMTLQVSEVTVTGRPPEEGDVTRSSPPVTFTEVPQAPAIRIPLSSSLCALGRSPRDQASGPDASEGAAGPLLEPSQRQMEATWEVSSENGRGRKEPVVGAVMDKPPGGLEVVSGLEELLGEDTIDQELEQLYQSHLSRLRAAVAAGGAGGGGEGSIDGGVSPSHPLGILTDRDLILKWPGPERALNSALAEEITLHYARLGRGVELIKDTEDPDEEGEGEEGLSIIPSSPEGDTPKESPPEILSGAPSLVSTMGDVWLPWAEGSGCNSPVALGIEGQFSGAPEKGTSKDSDSLHVSRMISGVTGSSGATEAQMEFTTELADRLISISGQEPAALVLQGRQDLSLLGPLGTEVCPSSLARPHVSPQDEGGSGPSLEPPKRSPTLADPAESMCVLPPQLWGPLTQTLGVLAVLVVVPVALNNGMSLLVLALCLSLVWFL, from the exons ATGGCGCGCACGGCCCCTGTGGAGCCCCCGCTGCGGCATCCCGCGCCCCCCTCGCTGGCCTCGGGCGAGCCCCGCACCTCAGTAGAGGCAGCGGTGGCCCCGCGGAGGGTGCTGTTCGCCGACGAGGCCCTGGGGCTGCCGCTGGCGCAGCTGCGCCGCTACCGGCCGTGGGGCGGGCCCGGGGCGGGCAAGATGGCGGCGGCGGCCGGGCAAGATGGTGACGGCGGCGGGGCTGAGGACGACGATGGCGAGGATGGGGatgaaggggaggaggaagaggaggcttGCCCCGAGCCCTCGCCGTTGTGCCCCGTTCCCGCTGGCGGGGGGTTTTACCTGGTGCCCACATTTTCGCTGCCGCCCGCGCCGGGCCGTCTGGAGCGCTTGGGGCGCGTCATGGTGGAGCTGGAGGCGCTGCTGCCGCCTCCCGGAGCGGTCCCCGGGGGTGCCGGGGTGTGGGTGCCTGGGGGGCGCCCGCCAGTGCTGCGAGGGTTGGTCCGCGTGCTGAACCGCTCTTTCGAGAAGGTGGTGCACGTGCGGGCCTCACACGACGGCTGGGCTTCCTTCTGCGACCACCCAGCACGCTACGTCCCACGCAGCCCGCCGGGGGCAGGAGCGGGAGGACCAGGAGCAGGAGATCCCATCTTGGATCTGGGCCTTGGCCTGGGCCCTGGCCAGGTGTCCGCCTCCTCGCCCGACGACGGTGGCCGCACTGACCGCTTTGCCTTCCAGCTGCCCTTTGCTGAGGGCGCGGGCGATGGGGCGCGCCTGGACTTCGTGGTGCGCTATGAGACCCCCGAGGGCACTTTCTGGGCCAACAACCACGGCCGCAACTACACAGTTCTGCTCCGGATTGCACCCGCTCCCATACCCACTGATGCTGAAGGGctgctccagcagcagcagctggagccaCAGCCCGAGTGCCAGGGCCCCGTGGAGGCTGAGGCCAGGCAGCTGAAGAGCTGCATGAAGCCGATGAGGCGCAG GCCTAACGAAGAGCTGAAGATGAAGAGTGCGGACGATAATACCCCTGCTGTGG AGCGTCCTGATGTCCAGGAGACAGTGGGTCCCTTGGTGGCCCCCACACCTCTCCGTCCATGGCCCCAGATGACACTTCAG GTTTCTGAAGTTACAGTGACTGGCAGACCCCCAGAGGAAGGTGATGTCACCAGAAGCAGCCCGCCTGTGACTTTCACAGAGGTTCCCCAGGCACCGGCCATCAGGATTCccctctcttcttctctctgCGCCCTGGGTCGCTCTCCCCGGGACCAGGCCTCTGGGCCTGATGCAAGTGAGGGGGCAGCTGGGCCTCTCCTGGAACCGAGCCAGCGACAGATGGAGGCCACGTGGGAAGTATCCAGCGAGAATGGAAGGGGCCGAAAGGAGCCCGTAGTGGGAGCTGTCATGGACAAGCCTCCCGGGGGGCTGGAGGTTGTGAGTGGGTTGGAGGAGCTGCTTGGAGAGGACACCATCGACCAGGAGCTGGAGCAGCTCTACCAGTCCCACCTGAGCCGCCTGCGGGCTGCCGTGGCTGCTGGTGGGGcgggaggtggtggggaggggtccATAGATGGAGGGGTGTCCCCCAGCCATCCCCTGGGCATACTCACAGACCGCGACCTGATCTTGAAGTGGCCTGGCCCTGAGCGGGCCCTGAACAGTGCCCTGGCTGAGGAGATCACGCTGCACTATGCCCGGCTGGGACGTGGTGTGGAGCTCATCAAGGACACCGAGGACCCTgatgaggagggggagggggaagaggggcTCTCCATCATACCCTCCAGCCCAGAAGGGGACACCCCTAAGGAATCACCTCCAGAAATCCTCTCGGGGGCCCCTTCTTTGGTATCCACTATGGGAGATGTGTGGCTCCCATGGGCGGAGGGTTCTGGATGTAACAGCCCTGTGGCTCTGGGTATAGAGGGTCAATTCAGTGGGGCTCCAGAGAAGGGGACGAGCAAggactctgactctttgcatgtgAGTAGGATGATATCTGGGGTGACTGGGTCCTCAGGTGCCACAGAAGCCCAGATGGAGTTTACCACTGAGTTGGCAGACAGGCTGATTTCTATATCTGGCCAGGAGCCAGCTGCTCTGGTCCTGCAGGGGCGGCAAGATCTCTCCCTCCTTGGTCCCTTAGGGACTGAAGTCTGTCCTTCCAGCCTGGCCAGGCCCCATGTAAGCCCCCAGGATGAAGGGGGTTCAGGCCCAAGCCTTGAACCCCCAAAGAGGTCTCCTACCCTAGCAGACCCTGCAGAAAGCATGTGTGTATTGCCTCCCCAGCTCTGGGGACCCCTGACCCAGACTCTGGGGGTCCTAGCTGTGCTGGTGGTGGTCCCTGTGGCTCTGAACAATGGTATGTCCCTCCTGGTGCTTGCACTGTGCCTCTCTCTGGTCTGGTTCTTGTAG
- the PPP1R3F gene encoding protein phosphatase 1 regulatory subunit 3F isoform X3 has product MKSADDNTPAVERPDVQETVGPLVAPTPLRPWPQMTLQVSEVTVTGRPPEEGDVTRSSPPVTFTEVPQAPAIRIPLSSSLCALGRSPRDQASGPDASEGAAGPLLEPSQRQMEATWEVSSENGRGRKEPVVGAVMDKPPGGLEVVSGLEELLGEDTIDQELEQLYQSHLSRLRAAVAAGGAGGGGEGSIDGGVSPSHPLGILTDRDLILKWPGPERALNSALAEEITLHYARLGRGVELIKDTEDPDEEGEGEEGLSIIPSSPEGDTPKESPPEILSGAPSLVSTMGDVWLPWAEGSGCNSPVALGIEGQFSGAPEKGTSKDSDSLHVSRMISGVTGSSGATEAQMEFTTELADRLISISGQEPAALVLQGRQDLSLLGPLGTEVCPSSLARPHVSPQDEGGSGPSLEPPKRSPTLADPAESMCVLPPQLWGPLTQTLGVLAVLVVVPVALNNGMSLLVLALCLSLVWFL; this is encoded by the exons ATGAAGAGTGCGGACGATAATACCCCTGCTGTGG AGCGTCCTGATGTCCAGGAGACAGTGGGTCCCTTGGTGGCCCCCACACCTCTCCGTCCATGGCCCCAGATGACACTTCAG GTTTCTGAAGTTACAGTGACTGGCAGACCCCCAGAGGAAGGTGATGTCACCAGAAGCAGCCCGCCTGTGACTTTCACAGAGGTTCCCCAGGCACCGGCCATCAGGATTCccctctcttcttctctctgCGCCCTGGGTCGCTCTCCCCGGGACCAGGCCTCTGGGCCTGATGCAAGTGAGGGGGCAGCTGGGCCTCTCCTGGAACCGAGCCAGCGACAGATGGAGGCCACGTGGGAAGTATCCAGCGAGAATGGAAGGGGCCGAAAGGAGCCCGTAGTGGGAGCTGTCATGGACAAGCCTCCCGGGGGGCTGGAGGTTGTGAGTGGGTTGGAGGAGCTGCTTGGAGAGGACACCATCGACCAGGAGCTGGAGCAGCTCTACCAGTCCCACCTGAGCCGCCTGCGGGCTGCCGTGGCTGCTGGTGGGGcgggaggtggtggggaggggtccATAGATGGAGGGGTGTCCCCCAGCCATCCCCTGGGCATACTCACAGACCGCGACCTGATCTTGAAGTGGCCTGGCCCTGAGCGGGCCCTGAACAGTGCCCTGGCTGAGGAGATCACGCTGCACTATGCCCGGCTGGGACGTGGTGTGGAGCTCATCAAGGACACCGAGGACCCTgatgaggagggggagggggaagaggggcTCTCCATCATACCCTCCAGCCCAGAAGGGGACACCCCTAAGGAATCACCTCCAGAAATCCTCTCGGGGGCCCCTTCTTTGGTATCCACTATGGGAGATGTGTGGCTCCCATGGGCGGAGGGTTCTGGATGTAACAGCCCTGTGGCTCTGGGTATAGAGGGTCAATTCAGTGGGGCTCCAGAGAAGGGGACGAGCAAggactctgactctttgcatgtgAGTAGGATGATATCTGGGGTGACTGGGTCCTCAGGTGCCACAGAAGCCCAGATGGAGTTTACCACTGAGTTGGCAGACAGGCTGATTTCTATATCTGGCCAGGAGCCAGCTGCTCTGGTCCTGCAGGGGCGGCAAGATCTCTCCCTCCTTGGTCCCTTAGGGACTGAAGTCTGTCCTTCCAGCCTGGCCAGGCCCCATGTAAGCCCCCAGGATGAAGGGGGTTCAGGCCCAAGCCTTGAACCCCCAAAGAGGTCTCCTACCCTAGCAGACCCTGCAGAAAGCATGTGTGTATTGCCTCCCCAGCTCTGGGGACCCCTGACCCAGACTCTGGGGGTCCTAGCTGTGCTGGTGGTGGTCCCTGTGGCTCTGAACAATGGTATGTCCCTCCTGGTGCTTGCACTGTGCCTCTCTCTGGTCTGGTTCTTGTAG
- the PPP1R3F gene encoding protein phosphatase 1 regulatory subunit 3F isoform X2: MKSADDNTPAVAERPDVQETVGPLVAPTPLRPWPQMTLQVSEVTVTGRPPEEGDVTRSSPPVTFTEVPQAPAIRIPLSSSLCALGRSPRDQASGPDASEGAAGPLLEPSQRQMEATWEVSSENGRGRKEPVVGAVMDKPPGGLEVVSGLEELLGEDTIDQELEQLYQSHLSRLRAAVAAGGAGGGGEGSIDGGVSPSHPLGILTDRDLILKWPGPERALNSALAEEITLHYARLGRGVELIKDTEDPDEEGEGEEGLSIIPSSPEGDTPKESPPEILSGAPSLVSTMGDVWLPWAEGSGCNSPVALGIEGQFSGAPEKGTSKDSDSLHVSRMISGVTGSSGATEAQMEFTTELADRLISISGQEPAALVLQGRQDLSLLGPLGTEVCPSSLARPHVSPQDEGGSGPSLEPPKRSPTLADPAESMCVLPPQLWGPLTQTLGVLAVLVVVPVALNNGMSLLVLALCLSLVWFL, translated from the exons ATGAAGAGTGCGGACGATAATACCCCTGCTGTGG CAGAGCGTCCTGATGTCCAGGAGACAGTGGGTCCCTTGGTGGCCCCCACACCTCTCCGTCCATGGCCCCAGATGACACTTCAG GTTTCTGAAGTTACAGTGACTGGCAGACCCCCAGAGGAAGGTGATGTCACCAGAAGCAGCCCGCCTGTGACTTTCACAGAGGTTCCCCAGGCACCGGCCATCAGGATTCccctctcttcttctctctgCGCCCTGGGTCGCTCTCCCCGGGACCAGGCCTCTGGGCCTGATGCAAGTGAGGGGGCAGCTGGGCCTCTCCTGGAACCGAGCCAGCGACAGATGGAGGCCACGTGGGAAGTATCCAGCGAGAATGGAAGGGGCCGAAAGGAGCCCGTAGTGGGAGCTGTCATGGACAAGCCTCCCGGGGGGCTGGAGGTTGTGAGTGGGTTGGAGGAGCTGCTTGGAGAGGACACCATCGACCAGGAGCTGGAGCAGCTCTACCAGTCCCACCTGAGCCGCCTGCGGGCTGCCGTGGCTGCTGGTGGGGcgggaggtggtggggaggggtccATAGATGGAGGGGTGTCCCCCAGCCATCCCCTGGGCATACTCACAGACCGCGACCTGATCTTGAAGTGGCCTGGCCCTGAGCGGGCCCTGAACAGTGCCCTGGCTGAGGAGATCACGCTGCACTATGCCCGGCTGGGACGTGGTGTGGAGCTCATCAAGGACACCGAGGACCCTgatgaggagggggagggggaagaggggcTCTCCATCATACCCTCCAGCCCAGAAGGGGACACCCCTAAGGAATCACCTCCAGAAATCCTCTCGGGGGCCCCTTCTTTGGTATCCACTATGGGAGATGTGTGGCTCCCATGGGCGGAGGGTTCTGGATGTAACAGCCCTGTGGCTCTGGGTATAGAGGGTCAATTCAGTGGGGCTCCAGAGAAGGGGACGAGCAAggactctgactctttgcatgtgAGTAGGATGATATCTGGGGTGACTGGGTCCTCAGGTGCCACAGAAGCCCAGATGGAGTTTACCACTGAGTTGGCAGACAGGCTGATTTCTATATCTGGCCAGGAGCCAGCTGCTCTGGTCCTGCAGGGGCGGCAAGATCTCTCCCTCCTTGGTCCCTTAGGGACTGAAGTCTGTCCTTCCAGCCTGGCCAGGCCCCATGTAAGCCCCCAGGATGAAGGGGGTTCAGGCCCAAGCCTTGAACCCCCAAAGAGGTCTCCTACCCTAGCAGACCCTGCAGAAAGCATGTGTGTATTGCCTCCCCAGCTCTGGGGACCCCTGACCCAGACTCTGGGGGTCCTAGCTGTGCTGGTGGTGGTCCCTGTGGCTCTGAACAATGGTATGTCCCTCCTGGTGCTTGCACTGTGCCTCTCTCTGGTCTGGTTCTTGTAG
- the PPP1R3F gene encoding protein phosphatase 1 regulatory subunit 3F: protein MARTAPVEPPLRHPAPPSLASGEPRTSVEAAVAPRRVLFADEALGLPLAQLRRYRPWGGPGAGKMAAAAGQDGDGGGAEDDDGEDGDEGEEEEEACPEPSPLCPVPAGGGFYLVPTFSLPPAPGRLERLGRVMVELEALLPPPGAVPGGAGVWVPGGRPPVLRGLVRVLNRSFEKVVHVRASHDGWASFCDHPARYVPRSPPGAGAGGPGAGDPILDLGLGLGPGQVSASSPDDGGRTDRFAFQLPFAEGAGDGARLDFVVRYETPEGTFWANNHGRNYTVLLRIAPAPIPTDAEGLLQQQQLEPQPECQGPVEAEARQLKSCMKPMRRRPNEELKMKSADDNTPAVAERPDVQETVGPLVAPTPLRPWPQMTLQVSEVTVTGRPPEEGDVTRSSPPVTFTEVPQAPAIRIPLSSSLCALGRSPRDQASGPDASEGAAGPLLEPSQRQMEATWEVSSENGRGRKEPVVGAVMDKPPGGLEVVSGLEELLGEDTIDQELEQLYQSHLSRLRAAVAAGGAGGGGEGSIDGGVSPSHPLGILTDRDLILKWPGPERALNSALAEEITLHYARLGRGVELIKDTEDPDEEGEGEEGLSIIPSSPEGDTPKESPPEILSGAPSLVSTMGDVWLPWAEGSGCNSPVALGIEGQFSGAPEKGTSKDSDSLHVSRMISGVTGSSGATEAQMEFTTELADRLISISGQEPAALVLQGRQDLSLLGPLGTEVCPSSLARPHVSPQDEGGSGPSLEPPKRSPTLADPAESMCVLPPQLWGPLTQTLGVLAVLVVVPVALNNGMSLLVLALCLSLVWFL from the exons ATGGCGCGCACGGCCCCTGTGGAGCCCCCGCTGCGGCATCCCGCGCCCCCCTCGCTGGCCTCGGGCGAGCCCCGCACCTCAGTAGAGGCAGCGGTGGCCCCGCGGAGGGTGCTGTTCGCCGACGAGGCCCTGGGGCTGCCGCTGGCGCAGCTGCGCCGCTACCGGCCGTGGGGCGGGCCCGGGGCGGGCAAGATGGCGGCGGCGGCCGGGCAAGATGGTGACGGCGGCGGGGCTGAGGACGACGATGGCGAGGATGGGGatgaaggggaggaggaagaggaggcttGCCCCGAGCCCTCGCCGTTGTGCCCCGTTCCCGCTGGCGGGGGGTTTTACCTGGTGCCCACATTTTCGCTGCCGCCCGCGCCGGGCCGTCTGGAGCGCTTGGGGCGCGTCATGGTGGAGCTGGAGGCGCTGCTGCCGCCTCCCGGAGCGGTCCCCGGGGGTGCCGGGGTGTGGGTGCCTGGGGGGCGCCCGCCAGTGCTGCGAGGGTTGGTCCGCGTGCTGAACCGCTCTTTCGAGAAGGTGGTGCACGTGCGGGCCTCACACGACGGCTGGGCTTCCTTCTGCGACCACCCAGCACGCTACGTCCCACGCAGCCCGCCGGGGGCAGGAGCGGGAGGACCAGGAGCAGGAGATCCCATCTTGGATCTGGGCCTTGGCCTGGGCCCTGGCCAGGTGTCCGCCTCCTCGCCCGACGACGGTGGCCGCACTGACCGCTTTGCCTTCCAGCTGCCCTTTGCTGAGGGCGCGGGCGATGGGGCGCGCCTGGACTTCGTGGTGCGCTATGAGACCCCCGAGGGCACTTTCTGGGCCAACAACCACGGCCGCAACTACACAGTTCTGCTCCGGATTGCACCCGCTCCCATACCCACTGATGCTGAAGGGctgctccagcagcagcagctggagccaCAGCCCGAGTGCCAGGGCCCCGTGGAGGCTGAGGCCAGGCAGCTGAAGAGCTGCATGAAGCCGATGAGGCGCAG GCCTAACGAAGAGCTGAAGATGAAGAGTGCGGACGATAATACCCCTGCTGTGG CAGAGCGTCCTGATGTCCAGGAGACAGTGGGTCCCTTGGTGGCCCCCACACCTCTCCGTCCATGGCCCCAGATGACACTTCAG GTTTCTGAAGTTACAGTGACTGGCAGACCCCCAGAGGAAGGTGATGTCACCAGAAGCAGCCCGCCTGTGACTTTCACAGAGGTTCCCCAGGCACCGGCCATCAGGATTCccctctcttcttctctctgCGCCCTGGGTCGCTCTCCCCGGGACCAGGCCTCTGGGCCTGATGCAAGTGAGGGGGCAGCTGGGCCTCTCCTGGAACCGAGCCAGCGACAGATGGAGGCCACGTGGGAAGTATCCAGCGAGAATGGAAGGGGCCGAAAGGAGCCCGTAGTGGGAGCTGTCATGGACAAGCCTCCCGGGGGGCTGGAGGTTGTGAGTGGGTTGGAGGAGCTGCTTGGAGAGGACACCATCGACCAGGAGCTGGAGCAGCTCTACCAGTCCCACCTGAGCCGCCTGCGGGCTGCCGTGGCTGCTGGTGGGGcgggaggtggtggggaggggtccATAGATGGAGGGGTGTCCCCCAGCCATCCCCTGGGCATACTCACAGACCGCGACCTGATCTTGAAGTGGCCTGGCCCTGAGCGGGCCCTGAACAGTGCCCTGGCTGAGGAGATCACGCTGCACTATGCCCGGCTGGGACGTGGTGTGGAGCTCATCAAGGACACCGAGGACCCTgatgaggagggggagggggaagaggggcTCTCCATCATACCCTCCAGCCCAGAAGGGGACACCCCTAAGGAATCACCTCCAGAAATCCTCTCGGGGGCCCCTTCTTTGGTATCCACTATGGGAGATGTGTGGCTCCCATGGGCGGAGGGTTCTGGATGTAACAGCCCTGTGGCTCTGGGTATAGAGGGTCAATTCAGTGGGGCTCCAGAGAAGGGGACGAGCAAggactctgactctttgcatgtgAGTAGGATGATATCTGGGGTGACTGGGTCCTCAGGTGCCACAGAAGCCCAGATGGAGTTTACCACTGAGTTGGCAGACAGGCTGATTTCTATATCTGGCCAGGAGCCAGCTGCTCTGGTCCTGCAGGGGCGGCAAGATCTCTCCCTCCTTGGTCCCTTAGGGACTGAAGTCTGTCCTTCCAGCCTGGCCAGGCCCCATGTAAGCCCCCAGGATGAAGGGGGTTCAGGCCCAAGCCTTGAACCCCCAAAGAGGTCTCCTACCCTAGCAGACCCTGCAGAAAGCATGTGTGTATTGCCTCCCCAGCTCTGGGGACCCCTGACCCAGACTCTGGGGGTCCTAGCTGTGCTGGTGGTGGTCCCTGTGGCTCTGAACAATGGTATGTCCCTCCTGGTGCTTGCACTGTGCCTCTCTCTGGTCTGGTTCTTGTAG